A DNA window from Myxocyprinus asiaticus isolate MX2 ecotype Aquarium Trade chromosome 15, UBuf_Myxa_2, whole genome shotgun sequence contains the following coding sequences:
- the LOC127452831 gene encoding tumor necrosis factor receptor superfamily member 5-like isoform X3, translated as MYTTTISNKTVPKQTIARTKMEKRKCKKCPKGKYVYTICNATSDTVCETCQHHSYIEQENLMIKCLPCRECSSNHNLMTDKECDADRNRQCKCKPGFYCKHPTDLSCDFCEPVSWCPPGKGVTRQHTDRRDTECSGCPKGTYSDVDDYFSSCKNHTSCEALGRDLNAPGTDTTDAMCGDFKASCPWMLPASLWAGLVVTSLIIFLALFIIYWRTKRQSHTSDHCNRVQWKGGGGNLTKHKMIISKYSRSPVLTPDILKYPVDCSMEKSAECQQHTHTVHNYTKLDCKTQWDCEALLLRTVSEKNSQSTAANGCTDSIVCPSIYQSEPQESEWND; from the exons ggAAATAcgtttatacaatatgtaatgcTACATCGGACACAGTGTGTGAAACCTGCCAACATCACAGCTATATTGAGCAGGAAAACCTCATGATCAAGTGTCTGCCCTGCAGGGAGTGCTCCAGTA accATAATCTGATGACAGACAAAGAATGTGATGCCGACAGAAACAGGCAGTGCAAGTGTAAGCCGGGATTCTACTGCAAACACCCCACTGACCTATCCTGTGATTTCTGTGAACCAGTCTCCTGGTGCCCTCCAGGGAAAGGAGTCACCAGGCAAC ACACAGACAGGAGAGACACAGAGTGCAGTGGCTGCCCAAAGGGAACCTACAGTGATGTGGACGACTACTTTTCCAGCTGCAAAAATCATACTAG TTGTGAAGCTCTGGGTCGAGATCTGAATGCTCCTGGGACTGACACAACAGATGCTATGTGTGGAGATTTTAAAGCAT CTTGTCCTTGGATGTTACCTGCTAGTCTATGGGCAGGGCTAGTCGTTACTTCCCTGATTATATTTTTGGCCCTGTTTATCATTTACTGGAGAACCAAACGTCAGTCACATACATCAG ACcattgtaacagggttcaatggaaaggaggaggtgggaacctgacaaagcataaaa TGATTATTTCAAAGTATTCAAGATCACCCGTACTTACTCCAGACATCCTGAAATACCCTGTAGACTGTAGCATGGAGAAAAGTGCAGAATGTcagcaacacacacatacag ttcacaaTTACACAAAGTTGGACTGTAAAACACAATGGGATTGTGAAGCCCTGCTGTTGAGGACAGTGTCAGAGAAAAACAGCCAATCCACTGCTGCAAATGGATGTACAGACAGCATCGTGTGTCCCTCCATATATCAATCAGAGCCACAGGAGAGTGAATGGAATGATTAA
- the LOC127452831 gene encoding tumor necrosis factor receptor superfamily member 14-like isoform X5: MYTTTISNKTVPKQTIARTKMEKRKCKKCPKGKYVYTICNATSDTVCETCQHHSYIEQENLMIKCLPCRECSSNHNLMTDKECDADRNRQCKCKPGFYCKHPTDLSCDFCEPVSWCPPGKGVTRQHTDRRDTECSGCPKGTYSDVDDYFSSCKNHTSCEALGRDLNAPGTDTTDAMCGDFKASCPWMLPASLWAGLVVTSLIIFLALFIIYWRTKRQSHTSVIISKYSRSPVLTPDILKYPVDCSMEKSAECQQHTHTVHNYTKLDCKTQWDCEALLLRTVSEKNSQSTAANGCTDSIVCPSIYQSEPQESEWND; encoded by the exons ggAAATAcgtttatacaatatgtaatgcTACATCGGACACAGTGTGTGAAACCTGCCAACATCACAGCTATATTGAGCAGGAAAACCTCATGATCAAGTGTCTGCCCTGCAGGGAGTGCTCCAGTA accATAATCTGATGACAGACAAAGAATGTGATGCCGACAGAAACAGGCAGTGCAAGTGTAAGCCGGGATTCTACTGCAAACACCCCACTGACCTATCCTGTGATTTCTGTGAACCAGTCTCCTGGTGCCCTCCAGGGAAAGGAGTCACCAGGCAAC ACACAGACAGGAGAGACACAGAGTGCAGTGGCTGCCCAAAGGGAACCTACAGTGATGTGGACGACTACTTTTCCAGCTGCAAAAATCATACTAG TTGTGAAGCTCTGGGTCGAGATCTGAATGCTCCTGGGACTGACACAACAGATGCTATGTGTGGAGATTTTAAAGCAT CTTGTCCTTGGATGTTACCTGCTAGTCTATGGGCAGGGCTAGTCGTTACTTCCCTGATTATATTTTTGGCCCTGTTTATCATTTACTGGAGAACCAAACGTCAGTCACATACATCAG TGATTATTTCAAAGTATTCAAGATCACCCGTACTTACTCCAGACATCCTGAAATACCCTGTAGACTGTAGCATGGAGAAAAGTGCAGAATGTcagcaacacacacatacag ttcacaaTTACACAAAGTTGGACTGTAAAACACAATGGGATTGTGAAGCCCTGCTGTTGAGGACAGTGTCAGAGAAAAACAGCCAATCCACTGCTGCAAATGGATGTACAGACAGCATCGTGTGTCCCTCCATATATCAATCAGAGCCACAGGAGAGTGAATGGAATGATTAA
- the LOC127452831 gene encoding tumor necrosis factor receptor superfamily member 14-like isoform X4: protein MYTTTISNKTVPKQTIARTKMEKRKCKKCPKGKYVYTICNATSDTVCETCQHHSYIEQENLMIKCLPCRECSSNHNLMTDKECDADRNRQCKCKPGFYCKHPTDLSCDFCEPVSWCPPGKGVTRQHTDRRDTECSGCPKGTYSDVDDYFSSCKNHTSCEALGRDLNAPGTDTTDAMCGDFKACKSCPWMLPASLWAGLVVTSLIIFLALFIIYWRTKRQSHTSVIISKYSRSPVLTPDILKYPVDCSMEKSAECQQHTHTVHNYTKLDCKTQWDCEALLLRTVSEKNSQSTAANGCTDSIVCPSIYQSEPQESEWND, encoded by the exons ggAAATAcgtttatacaatatgtaatgcTACATCGGACACAGTGTGTGAAACCTGCCAACATCACAGCTATATTGAGCAGGAAAACCTCATGATCAAGTGTCTGCCCTGCAGGGAGTGCTCCAGTA accATAATCTGATGACAGACAAAGAATGTGATGCCGACAGAAACAGGCAGTGCAAGTGTAAGCCGGGATTCTACTGCAAACACCCCACTGACCTATCCTGTGATTTCTGTGAACCAGTCTCCTGGTGCCCTCCAGGGAAAGGAGTCACCAGGCAAC ACACAGACAGGAGAGACACAGAGTGCAGTGGCTGCCCAAAGGGAACCTACAGTGATGTGGACGACTACTTTTCCAGCTGCAAAAATCATACTAG TTGTGAAGCTCTGGGTCGAGATCTGAATGCTCCTGGGACTGACACAACAGATGCTATGTGTGGAGATTTTAAAGCATGTAAAT CTTGTCCTTGGATGTTACCTGCTAGTCTATGGGCAGGGCTAGTCGTTACTTCCCTGATTATATTTTTGGCCCTGTTTATCATTTACTGGAGAACCAAACGTCAGTCACATACATCAG TGATTATTTCAAAGTATTCAAGATCACCCGTACTTACTCCAGACATCCTGAAATACCCTGTAGACTGTAGCATGGAGAAAAGTGCAGAATGTcagcaacacacacatacag ttcacaaTTACACAAAGTTGGACTGTAAAACACAATGGGATTGTGAAGCCCTGCTGTTGAGGACAGTGTCAGAGAAAAACAGCCAATCCACTGCTGCAAATGGATGTACAGACAGCATCGTGTGTCCCTCCATATATCAATCAGAGCCACAGGAGAGTGAATGGAATGATTAA
- the LOC127452831 gene encoding tumor necrosis factor receptor superfamily member 3-like isoform X2, producing the protein MYTTTISNKTVPKQTIARTKMEKRKCKKCPKGKYVYTICNATSDTVCETCQHHSYIEQENLMIKCLPCRECSNHNLMTDKECDADRNRQCKCKPGFYCKHPTDLSCDFCEPVSWCPPGKGVTRQHTDRRDTECSGCPKGTYSDVDDYFSSCKNHTSCEALGRDLNAPGTDTTDAMCGDFKACKSCPWMLPASLWAGLVVTSLIIFLALFIIYWRTKRQSHTSDHCNRVQWKGGGGNLTKHKMIISKYSRSPVLTPDILKYPVDCSMEKSAECQQHTHTVHNYTKLDCKTQWDCEALLLRTVSEKNSQSTAANGCTDSIVCPSIYQSEPQESEWND; encoded by the exons ggAAATAcgtttatacaatatgtaatgcTACATCGGACACAGTGTGTGAAACCTGCCAACATCACAGCTATATTGAGCAGGAAAACCTCATGATCAAGTGTCTGCCCTGCAGGGAGTGCTCCA accATAATCTGATGACAGACAAAGAATGTGATGCCGACAGAAACAGGCAGTGCAAGTGTAAGCCGGGATTCTACTGCAAACACCCCACTGACCTATCCTGTGATTTCTGTGAACCAGTCTCCTGGTGCCCTCCAGGGAAAGGAGTCACCAGGCAAC ACACAGACAGGAGAGACACAGAGTGCAGTGGCTGCCCAAAGGGAACCTACAGTGATGTGGACGACTACTTTTCCAGCTGCAAAAATCATACTAG TTGTGAAGCTCTGGGTCGAGATCTGAATGCTCCTGGGACTGACACAACAGATGCTATGTGTGGAGATTTTAAAGCATGTAAAT CTTGTCCTTGGATGTTACCTGCTAGTCTATGGGCAGGGCTAGTCGTTACTTCCCTGATTATATTTTTGGCCCTGTTTATCATTTACTGGAGAACCAAACGTCAGTCACATACATCAG ACcattgtaacagggttcaatggaaaggaggaggtgggaacctgacaaagcataaaa TGATTATTTCAAAGTATTCAAGATCACCCGTACTTACTCCAGACATCCTGAAATACCCTGTAGACTGTAGCATGGAGAAAAGTGCAGAATGTcagcaacacacacatacag ttcacaaTTACACAAAGTTGGACTGTAAAACACAATGGGATTGTGAAGCCCTGCTGTTGAGGACAGTGTCAGAGAAAAACAGCCAATCCACTGCTGCAAATGGATGTACAGACAGCATCGTGTGTCCCTCCATATATCAATCAGAGCCACAGGAGAGTGAATGGAATGATTAA
- the LOC127452831 gene encoding tumor necrosis factor receptor superfamily member 14-like isoform X1 → MYTTTISNKTVPKQTIARTKMEKRKCKKCPKGKYVYTICNATSDTVCETCQHHSYIEQENLMIKCLPCRECSSNHNLMTDKECDADRNRQCKCKPGFYCKHPTDLSCDFCEPVSWCPPGKGVTRQHTDRRDTECSGCPKGTYSDVDDYFSSCKNHTSCEALGRDLNAPGTDTTDAMCGDFKACKSCPWMLPASLWAGLVVTSLIIFLALFIIYWRTKRQSHTSDHCNRVQWKGGGGNLTKHKMIISKYSRSPVLTPDILKYPVDCSMEKSAECQQHTHTVHNYTKLDCKTQWDCEALLLRTVSEKNSQSTAANGCTDSIVCPSIYQSEPQESEWND, encoded by the exons ggAAATAcgtttatacaatatgtaatgcTACATCGGACACAGTGTGTGAAACCTGCCAACATCACAGCTATATTGAGCAGGAAAACCTCATGATCAAGTGTCTGCCCTGCAGGGAGTGCTCCAGTA accATAATCTGATGACAGACAAAGAATGTGATGCCGACAGAAACAGGCAGTGCAAGTGTAAGCCGGGATTCTACTGCAAACACCCCACTGACCTATCCTGTGATTTCTGTGAACCAGTCTCCTGGTGCCCTCCAGGGAAAGGAGTCACCAGGCAAC ACACAGACAGGAGAGACACAGAGTGCAGTGGCTGCCCAAAGGGAACCTACAGTGATGTGGACGACTACTTTTCCAGCTGCAAAAATCATACTAG TTGTGAAGCTCTGGGTCGAGATCTGAATGCTCCTGGGACTGACACAACAGATGCTATGTGTGGAGATTTTAAAGCATGTAAAT CTTGTCCTTGGATGTTACCTGCTAGTCTATGGGCAGGGCTAGTCGTTACTTCCCTGATTATATTTTTGGCCCTGTTTATCATTTACTGGAGAACCAAACGTCAGTCACATACATCAG ACcattgtaacagggttcaatggaaaggaggaggtgggaacctgacaaagcataaaa TGATTATTTCAAAGTATTCAAGATCACCCGTACTTACTCCAGACATCCTGAAATACCCTGTAGACTGTAGCATGGAGAAAAGTGCAGAATGTcagcaacacacacatacag ttcacaaTTACACAAAGTTGGACTGTAAAACACAATGGGATTGTGAAGCCCTGCTGTTGAGGACAGTGTCAGAGAAAAACAGCCAATCCACTGCTGCAAATGGATGTACAGACAGCATCGTGTGTCCCTCCATATATCAATCAGAGCCACAGGAGAGTGAATGGAATGATTAA
- the LOC127452843 gene encoding retinol-binding protein 1-like — protein MSKPDYTGVYHMVSQDNFDEYLAALDVNYALRKIVCILKPSKHIEHDVNTGKMKIKTATTFRNFDMDFTLGQEFTEDLGPVDGRKCQTTVDWDGDKLVCVQRGEKEGRGWTHWLEGNILHLELRAQGVTAKQVFKKSE, from the exons ATGTCTAAACCTGATTATACTGGCGTTTACCACATGGTTTCCCAGGACAATTTCGATGAATATCTGGCGGCTTTGG ATGTTAATTATGCATTAAGGAAAATCGTCTGCATTCTGAAACCCAGTAAACATATTGAGCATGATGTGAACACCggcaaaatgaaaataaagacaGCCACTACCTTTAGGAACTTCGACATGGATTTCACTCTGGGACAGGAATTCACAGAGGACCTTGGGCCGGTTGATGGGCGAAAGTGCCAG ACTACAGTGGACTGGGACGGTGATAAATTGGTGTGCGTGCAGCGAGGAGAGAAAGAGGGTAGGGGGTGGACACACTGGTTGGAGGGAAACATTCTCCATTTG GAGTTGAGGGCGCAGGGTGTAACTGCCAAGCAAGTCTTTAAGAAGTCTGAGTGA